The DNA region CAAATGGGCGGCAATGATGTGGTATCCGATGACTTGAAATCTGCAGCCATTGATAAGGAGAAAGGGATTAAAGCAGCTGAATACGTTCAGAAACTGTTTACCGAAGGTTATATCAAGAAAAACGACCCGGACTTTTATAAAAATTTCCAGAGTGGTACATCAGCCATTATTATGACAGGCGTATGGACAACGGGAACGTGGGAATCCACCAAAGGACTTGAATTTGGAGCCATGCCTATTCCGAAGTTCTATGATCAGGAAGCAACTTGGGGAGATTCTCACACGATTGTACTGCCTCTGACGCAGGATGAAGATCCTGCCAAACGTAAAGCAGCCATGATCTTTGCTGATTATGTTGCCGACAATGGCCAGATTTGGGCCAAAGCAGGACATATTCCATCCAAGCCGTCCGTGTTGGAGAAGCAGGAATTTAAGGATTTGCCATATCGCAGCGATTATTCCGAGGTGGCGAGTGTGGTTAAATTCAGCAAACATTCTACCAAAAATGCGCAAATCCGTGATGAAGCCGCTTTTAAATTTTTGAATGAAGTCTGGATGAGCAAAATGACCCCTGCGGATGCCATGAACAATATGGAGGCAGCGATTCAGAAAATACTGAGTGAATAGAAGGAAGACGGATCACGCAGGCCTGTGGTAATCCTCATTGCAAACACAGGCTTGTGTGCCAATCAAAGGGGAGACGCATATGAAGATCAAAAAAATGAGAGCGGATATGCAGGCACTTGTATTTCTGCTTCCATTCTTAATTGTCTATGGTTTATTCACAATCTGGCCAATGATTAAAGGCGTAGAGATGACCTTTTACAAATGGACATTGATTAAGAAAATGGATTTTGTCGGTCTTGATAACTTCCGTAAGGTTCTTCAGGACAGGGAAGTGTGGGAAGCGATCTGGCATTCAACTTTTTTCGTTTTTTTAAGTACGCCAACCATGATTATTCTTGCCATTATGCTGGCTGTGATTGCCAACCGAAAATCGGTTTTGCAGAAATTCTACCGCATCATCTTTTTCATACCAAGCGTGCTCTCTGTTGCCGTCGCAGCCTATCTGGGATTATTCGTATTTCAGCCCTACACGGGACTTGTAAACTCAGTACTGCACCTCATTCAATTGTTACCCGAAAATGCCGAGATCTTCTGGCTGACCGAAACAGGCCTGGCATGGGTCGTGATTACAGTCATTACTCTCTGGTGGACAGTCGGATTCAACTTTATTTTGTATCTCTCAGCGATGCAGGAGATTCCAGATGAGATTTATGAAGCGGCAAAGCTGGATGGTGCAAGTGATACACAGATATTTTGGAGAATTACTCTTCCTTATCTGAAGCCACTAACCAAAACCATCACCATGCTGCAAATTATTGCTTCATATAAAGTCTTTATGCAAATTTATGTTATTTCTGGCGGGGGTCCGCTTGATCAGACACGTCCGATTATTCAATTGATCTATCAGACCGGGTTTAAGAACAATAATCTGGGTTATGCCGCAACGATGTCCTATATCTTGTTCGTTATCCTGCTGGTGTTGTCTGCGCTGCAATACTGGATGAATAACCGGAAAGGGGCGGAAAGCTGATGAAATGGTTATATCGTATAGGTTCAGCATTGATGGCGGTTATGTTCGCTGCCCCACTTGTGTGGATGCTGGTGGTATCCATCAAAGAAGAAGGCATGAAGATCATCACGGTCCTGGACTGGTTTAAACCTCCATATTCCATGGCTGTATATCAAGAAGTACTCACGACCACCAAGCTTTCCCAGTGGGTTGTTAACAGTTTGTTTGTCGCTGTAGTTGTAACGGTGCTAACTGTTATTTTCGCGGCAATGGCCGGATTCGCTCTCTCGAAAGTACCGTTCCGTTTCCGTACTTTTGTATTCTTCTTCATTCTTGGTGGATTACTGATTCCCGGAGAAGCTACCATCATTCCACTCTATCAGGTAGCCAAGGATTTGCATTTGCTGAACTCGTACAGTGGACTGATTATTCCTGCTTTGGCTTCACCTGTAGCCGTCATCGTGCTCAAAAGTTTCTTCGATGGTGTTCCCAATGATCTGCTGGAGAGTGTGCAAATTGACGGAGGAGGCTTTTGGCGGATTTTTACCAGCATCATGCTGCCTTTGACACGTCCAGCCATGGCATCGATGGCGATTCTGACTTTTATCGGTTCGTGGAACAATTTCCTGTGGCCATTCCTTTCCATAACCGATGATAATCTGTTTACACTGCCAATGGGTATTCCAACACTCATGGGCCAGTATTCGGAAGATTACGTGAAACCGATGGTTATCAATGCCGTGGCTTCTGTTCCCATCATTATATTGTTTATTATTTTTGAGAAACAGATTGTTAAAGGCATCAGCATGTCCGGTATTAAGGGATAATCTGCAATTGTCTTATATGTAAACCTGATGATAACGTTTTTCAGGCTCACGAGCCAAATACAGAGGAGATCGGAGAGAACAAAATGACAACTAAATTTTACAACAAGGATTATCCAAGACCGCAATTCGTACGCAACGAGTGGTTGGATTTGAATGGAGAATGGGATTTTAGCTTTGACGACAATCAGGCGGGTGAAAACGAGCGTTGGTATGACCAGAATCAATTCCCGGAAGGACTCAAAATTAAAGTTCCTTTTACCTATGAAACTCAGGCGAGCGGAATCGGGATCGAAACATTTCATCCGTTCGTTTGGTACCGCAAGCAGGTCACTATTCCCAAGGAGGTAGAAGGCAGGAGAACCATTCTGCATTTTCAGGGAGTGGATTATCACGCCAAATGCTGGGTGAACGGAACGGTTGTCGGTGAGCATGAAGGAGGGTACGCAGCGTTTTCGTTCGATATTACCCCTTATGTCACTTACGGCTCGGAGAACAACATTGTTCTTGAAGTAGAAGACAGTCAGAGTGCGATGCAGCCTCGGGGGAAACAACGCTGGGTGGATAATAATTTTGAATGCTTTTATGTGCAAAGTACCGGGATTTGGAAAAGTGTCTGGCTGGAGCATGTGAGTGAAGCAAGGGTTGAAGCAGTTAAGATGACACCCGATATTGATCGTCACATGATTCGATTGGACTTTCAATTGAATGGGATCGAAGGCAAGAACAACTTGCGTCTAGAGACACGGATTGAGCTGAAGGGTCAGCATGTGCAAACGATTAGCCTGTCTCCCGACAGACCCTGGATGACCGTGGAGGCCAGTGTCAAGCATGAAGCGGGCGGACCGTGGAAACAGATGTTGTGGTCACCGGACTCACCGAACCTGTACGATATCGAGTTTGTGATGTACGAAGATGAAAAGGAAATCGATCGGGTTCATTCCTATTTTGGTATGCGAAAAATATCGATTGAAAATGGGCAAGTTCTGCTAAATAATGCTCCGTTGTACCAAAGACTGATTTTGGATCAGGGCTATTGGACGGAGAGCCATTTGACCCCGCCTTCAGTGGAAGCGCTGATTGAGGATATCGATAAAATTGCCGAGATGGGATATAACGGAATCCGTAAACATATGAAATTGGAAGATCCCCGCTTTTTGTATTGGTGTGATGTAAAAGGCATGCTGGTCTGGTCGGAAATGGCGGCAACCTTCGAGTTTAATGATGAGGCCGTGAGTCGATTCACCAAAGAATGGCTTGAAATTGTCCCACAACAATACAATCATCCCAGCATCATAACCTGGGTTCCGTTTAATGAATCGTGGGGAATACCGACGATTGCCCACGAGGTAAGGCAGCAGCAGTTTACGCAATCCATTTATCATCTGACCAAAGCGATCGATCCCTATCGTCCGGTCATTACCAACGACGGATGGGAGCATACGGTATCGGATATTTTGACAATCCATGATTATGTGGAGTCGGGAGAAGCTTTTGTGGAACGGTATCAGGATAAGGACATGATCGTAAACAATAACATTGCTTCTAATCGATGGAAGTTTGCTTTTGCCGAAGGTTACCACTATAAAGGACAACCCATTATCATCAGTGAATTCGGCGGTATTGCTTTCCAATCGGATAAAGGATGGGGCTATGGCAATCAGGTGGACTCGGTTGAAGCCTTCATTGAGCGTTTCCGTTCCATTACCGAAGCGATCAAATCCATTCCTTATATTTCGGGCTATTGTTATACACAGGTCACGGATGTGCAGCAGGAGATTAATGGTCTGTTGACGGAAGACCGTAAACCGAAAGTGCCATTGGAAGTGATCCGCAAGATCAATTTGGCTTAAACCATCATGACAAATTACAGATTCAACGAGAACAGGAGTGCTGATGGCAATGGTACGAGAAGATTATCCTCGCCCGCAATTCGTGCGTGAACGTTGGATAAGTCTGAACGGGGAATGGGAGTTTGAGTTTGACGATGATTATCGGGGACATGCGGACAAATGGAATGAAGGGACCCGGGCGTTTAGCCGACGGATTCAGGTACCGTTCGCCTTTCAAAGCCAGCTTAGCGGTATTGCAGATCCGGATTTTCACGACAACGTCTGGTATAAAAGGAACTTTGAGATTCCGGAGAAATTCGCAGGCAAACGTCTACTGCTGCATTTCGGAGCCGTAGACTACGAAGCCACTGTCTGGGTCAATGGACAGATTGTAGTTCAGCATTCGGGTGGACACACGCCATTTCATGCAGATATTACGGATGCGCTACAGGAAGGGACCAACGTGTTGATCGTCCATGCGCTGGATTATAGCAGGGATGTGACGCTGCCACGCGGCAAGCAATTTTGGCAGGAACAGTCCGCACAAATTTTCTATACCCGCACTACTGGAATATGGCAATCCGTCTGGCTGGAAGCGGTTGAGTCCGTATATTTGCAAAAGGTGCGCCTTACACCGGATATCGATCGGAACGAGATCAACGTTACCACCTTTATTCAGAGAGATCATGGGAATCGGGATACACAGGACATCAGGCTGCGTGTGCAGATCGCCTATCAGGGAGAGCATTTGACGGAGGATGAATACCGGATCAACGGCAGGGAGGAGAGCCGGTCCATCGGACTTCATACGTTTAATGAACATGGACTGGGCAGGCTGTGGTCACCGGAACATCCCAATCTGTATGATATTCATTTCACGCTGCTAGTGGACGGTGTGCCAGTCGATGAGGTGGACAGTTATCTCGGCATGCGTAAAATCTCAATTGAACATGGCAAACTGTTTCTGAATAACCGTCCATATTTTATGAAGCTGGTTTTGGATCAAGGTTATTTCCCGGATGGCAACCTGACTCCGCCGAGTGACGAGGCGATCCGGCATGATGTGGAACTGACAAAGGAAATGGGCTTTAACGGTGCCAGAAAACACCAGAAGATTGAAGATCCAAGATATCTGTACTGGTGCGATAAGCTGGGTCTGCTGGTATGGGGAGAGATGGCAAATGCTTATGATTTCTCCGAACAATATGTTGCACAGATCACAAAGGAATGGCAAGAGGCGCTCGAGCGGGA from Paenibacillus sp. JNUCC-31 includes:
- a CDS encoding carbohydrate ABC transporter permease, translated to MKIKKMRADMQALVFLLPFLIVYGLFTIWPMIKGVEMTFYKWTLIKKMDFVGLDNFRKVLQDREVWEAIWHSTFFVFLSTPTMIILAIMLAVIANRKSVLQKFYRIIFFIPSVLSVAVAAYLGLFVFQPYTGLVNSVLHLIQLLPENAEIFWLTETGLAWVVITVITLWWTVGFNFILYLSAMQEIPDEIYEAAKLDGASDTQIFWRITLPYLKPLTKTITMLQIIASYKVFMQIYVISGGGPLDQTRPIIQLIYQTGFKNNNLGYAATMSYILFVILLVLSALQYWMNNRKGAES
- a CDS encoding carbohydrate ABC transporter permease, whose amino-acid sequence is MKWLYRIGSALMAVMFAAPLVWMLVVSIKEEGMKIITVLDWFKPPYSMAVYQEVLTTTKLSQWVVNSLFVAVVVTVLTVIFAAMAGFALSKVPFRFRTFVFFFILGGLLIPGEATIIPLYQVAKDLHLLNSYSGLIIPALASPVAVIVLKSFFDGVPNDLLESVQIDGGGFWRIFTSIMLPLTRPAMASMAILTFIGSWNNFLWPFLSITDDNLFTLPMGIPTLMGQYSEDYVKPMVINAVASVPIIILFIIFEKQIVKGISMSGIKG
- a CDS encoding glycoside hydrolase family 2 protein, which encodes MTTKFYNKDYPRPQFVRNEWLDLNGEWDFSFDDNQAGENERWYDQNQFPEGLKIKVPFTYETQASGIGIETFHPFVWYRKQVTIPKEVEGRRTILHFQGVDYHAKCWVNGTVVGEHEGGYAAFSFDITPYVTYGSENNIVLEVEDSQSAMQPRGKQRWVDNNFECFYVQSTGIWKSVWLEHVSEARVEAVKMTPDIDRHMIRLDFQLNGIEGKNNLRLETRIELKGQHVQTISLSPDRPWMTVEASVKHEAGGPWKQMLWSPDSPNLYDIEFVMYEDEKEIDRVHSYFGMRKISIENGQVLLNNAPLYQRLILDQGYWTESHLTPPSVEALIEDIDKIAEMGYNGIRKHMKLEDPRFLYWCDVKGMLVWSEMAATFEFNDEAVSRFTKEWLEIVPQQYNHPSIITWVPFNESWGIPTIAHEVRQQQFTQSIYHLTKAIDPYRPVITNDGWEHTVSDILTIHDYVESGEAFVERYQDKDMIVNNNIASNRWKFAFAEGYHYKGQPIIISEFGGIAFQSDKGWGYGNQVDSVEAFIERFRSITEAIKSIPYISGYCYTQVTDVQQEINGLLTEDRKPKVPLEVIRKINLA
- a CDS encoding glycoside hydrolase family 2 protein, with protein sequence MAMVREDYPRPQFVRERWISLNGEWEFEFDDDYRGHADKWNEGTRAFSRRIQVPFAFQSQLSGIADPDFHDNVWYKRNFEIPEKFAGKRLLLHFGAVDYEATVWVNGQIVVQHSGGHTPFHADITDALQEGTNVLIVHALDYSRDVTLPRGKQFWQEQSAQIFYTRTTGIWQSVWLEAVESVYLQKVRLTPDIDRNEINVTTFIQRDHGNRDTQDIRLRVQIAYQGEHLTEDEYRINGREESRSIGLHTFNEHGLGRLWSPEHPNLYDIHFTLLVDGVPVDEVDSYLGMRKISIEHGKLFLNNRPYFMKLVLDQGYFPDGNLTPPSDEAIRHDVELTKEMGFNGARKHQKIEDPRYLYWCDKLGLLVWGEMANAYDFSEQYVAQITKEWQEALERDYNHPCIVVWVPLNESWGVPNILTSKEQQYHALSMYYLTKSLDSTRPVISNDGWEMVQTDLYNIHDYEWRREVLEERYRTRENAVNVLPGSRKLSVGDYRYEGQPILITEFGGIGYKKSDWEGWGYSGAENDEDFAARLHAVIQPLLDSPVVEGFCYTQLTDVEQEINGLLTYDRQPKMPMEQIRAIITGQGLLVPGE